The Lewinellaceae bacterium genome includes a region encoding these proteins:
- a CDS encoding histidine kinase, whose protein sequence is MGKYSEIFLNILFWLVTAWVISTMVGFNLTEVEIITENDLYRETRTHGPIQVISFAGIPPRAILFYINTFWLIPLFYQRRSLVRYLVMLAVAVAFCVGIELFVLHFSGQLFDGLYLRLISIIYGFYLAVSIAYGTIRQQLKLDRRQQFLVREKLSAELQLMRSQINPHFLFNALNNLLAIAERHDQSDISEGISRLSHLLRFIIYDTQSDFIPLEQEVEFIRDYIRLNGLRYSKEDPIEVRFDVNGAMEDQMIAPALLIPFVENAFKHGLDADKKSFVRMALDIKDNALTFNITNSIHEQQRVAMPGQYSGVGLENVRKRLKLIYAHRYTLVVGEESGLFKVTLKLKLS, encoded by the coding sequence GTGGGTAAATACTCCGAAATCTTCCTGAACATCCTTTTCTGGCTCGTCACCGCCTGGGTCATCTCCACCATGGTAGGCTTTAACCTGACGGAGGTAGAAATCATCACAGAAAACGATCTGTATCGGGAAACGCGTACCCACGGACCGATACAGGTCATCTCCTTTGCCGGGATACCGCCACGTGCGATCTTGTTTTATATCAATACTTTTTGGCTCATTCCATTGTTCTATCAGAGGCGCAGCCTGGTCCGTTATCTGGTCATGCTTGCGGTGGCTGTCGCATTTTGCGTAGGGATAGAACTGTTTGTGTTGCATTTTTCGGGTCAACTGTTCGACGGGCTTTATCTGAGACTGATCTCCATCATTTACGGCTTTTATCTCGCGGTGTCCATTGCTTACGGCACCATCCGTCAACAACTAAAACTGGACCGAAGACAGCAATTTCTGGTCAGGGAAAAACTGTCGGCGGAACTGCAGCTGATGCGTTCACAGATCAATCCGCATTTTTTGTTCAATGCCCTTAATAACCTGCTTGCCATTGCGGAGCGGCACGATCAGTCCGACATTTCCGAGGGCATCTCCCGGCTGTCGCATCTGCTGAGGTTCATCATTTACGATACACAGTCCGATTTCATTCCCCTGGAGCAGGAGGTGGAATTCATCCGCGATTACATCCGGCTGAATGGGCTGCGGTACAGTAAGGAGGATCCGATTGAGGTTCGCTTTGACGTGAATGGAGCCATGGAAGACCAAATGATCGCTCCGGCGCTACTCATCCCTTTTGTGGAAAACGCCTTTAAACACGGCCTGGATGCGGACAAAAAATCATTTGTACGGATGGCGCTGGATATTAAAGATAACGCCCTCACCTTCAACATCACCAATTCCATACATGAACAGCAGCGTGTGGCCATGCCTGGTCAGTACAGCGGGGTGGGACTGGAGAATGTCCGCAAAAGGCTGAAGCTGATCTACGCCCATCGGTACACGCTGGTGGTGGGGGAGGAAAGCGGCCTGTTTAAGGTGACATTAAAACTGAAACTGTCATGA